GAAAGCACCAGCAAGCCGGTAATCACGACAACCGCTGTAAACACACGAAACAGCGATGATATCGTCCAGACATAGATGCCGGTCATAGGTTTGCTCTCAAGTAACGCCAAGCCTGATCACTCCCCCAAAAGTTTTTTCACCCGACCGAGGAAATCATCGGGCATGATCGGTTTCTCGATGAAGTCAGTCGGACCGCCCAGCCTGCTCATGTCGAAAAACTCGTCGTTCCCGCTGACCCCGGAGACAACAATAACCGGAACATCCTTATTGTTCTCACGAAGATTCTGAAAGAACTTCAAGCCACTGCGCTGTGGCATGAG
The sequence above is drawn from the Candidatus Zixiibacteriota bacterium genome and encodes:
- a CDS encoding response regulator: MNRKILIIDDEEDMRIYLQTVLRKAGYSTETAENGEVALTKFKEVDPDLITLDILMPQRSGLKFFQNLRENNKDVPVIVVSGVSGNDEFFDMSRLGGPTDFIEKPIMPDDFLGRVKKLLGE